One genomic window of Anoplolepis gracilipes chromosome 5, ASM4749672v1, whole genome shotgun sequence includes the following:
- the Naa40 gene encoding N-alpha-acetyltransferase 40, which yields MQKKARKTRRQLLADKAAVQQQIINKANALTNPLETLDKFHEYVTVDYSFKLSCIRARDAQPECLSWIFDIMERNMKTMYEQSSWGWDATEKQAELTEEMAWYLVASYNDKFLGFSHFRFDIDYGDVVLYCYELQLEQEIRRKGLGRFMMLALESMAYQNQMLKIVLTVFKRNLSAIQFFYTLGYKLDNSSPKSAHLDYIILKMVQHCGT from the exons ATGCAG aaaaaagcCAGAAAAACAAGACGTCAGCTTTTGGCAGACAAAGCTGCAGTGCAACaacagataattaataaagcaaATGCTTTGACAAATCCTTTGGAAActttagataaatttcatGAATATGTCACAGTAGATTATTCGTTTAAGCTGTCTTGCATTAGAGCAAGAGATGCACAGCCAGAATGTCTCTCTTGGATATTCGATATCATGGAACGAAACATGAAGACCATGTATGAACAGTCTAGTTGGGGTTGGGATGCAACTGAGAAACAAGCAGAACTGACAGAAGAAATGGCTTGGTATCTGGTAGCATCAtataacgataaatttttaggCTTTTCACATTTTCGATTTGATATTGACTATGGTGATGTAGTATTATATTG CTATGAATTACAATTGGAACAGGAGATCAGACGTAAAGGACTTGGCCGTTTTATGATGTTAGCGCTGGAATCTATGGCATATCAGAATCAGAtgttgaaaattgttttaacagTTTTTAAACGTAATCTGTCGGCGATACAATTCTTCTATACACTTGG ATATAAGTTAGACAATTCGAGTCCAAAGTCAGCACACTTGGATTATATAATCTTGA AGATGGTCCAACATTGTGGAACGTAA
- the LOC140665709 gene encoding ETS-related transcription factor Elf-5 has translation MDSFNNYGRNDLSEMYPSFINLNEDENTHLLLDMDSLVPKRSNFLTNRGCEPAKKKCFLGDEECKEIDGTRWSDKPIKNWCQEETINWLMSAASYIGQPYSSIQHNLAVPGKELVTFTRQDFINYDPIYGNRLYDLLYSQRTSNLLPSFDTIQPQSEDEYAPVISNNISDAESDNSVEIATKRLPGRPRVLKAKKNPASQGKLWEFIRDLLRNRETCPSLICWEDYSQAKFRFVKSDEVAKRWGSRKGNTKMTYEKLSRAMRYYYKSKIFLPVLGRRLVYQFGPNAKGWQTDNPNFRN, from the exons atggattcatttaataattatggcaGGAATGATCTCTCGGAG ATGTATCCgtcgtttattaatttaaatgaagatGAAAACACTCATTTACTCTTGGACATGGATTCTTTGGTTCCTAAGCGTAGTAATTTCCTAACAAATCGCGGTTGTGAACCAGCTAAGAAGAAATGTTTCCtcg GTGACGAGGAATGCAAAGAGATCGATGGTACCAGATGGTCAGACAAACCTATCAAAAACTGGTGTCAAGAGGAAACAATAAATTGGCTTATGTCAGCCGCATCATATATAGGTCAACCGTACAGTTCTATTCAACATAATCTTGCTGTGCCAGGCAAGGAACTTGTGACATTTACCCGGCAAGATTTTATCAACTACGATCCAATATACGGGAACCGATTGTATGATCTTCTTTATTCACAACGTACATCGAATCTAC tGCCATCATTCGATACTATTCAACCACAATCAGAGGACGAGTACGCGCCAGTTATTTCAAACAACATATCTg ATGCAGAATCTGATAATAGCGTCGAAATCGCAACGAAAAGACTACCTGGCAGACCGAGGGTACTAAAGgccaaaaaaaatc CTGCCAGTCAAGGAAAATTATGGGAATTTATTAGAGATTTACTACGTAACAGAGAAACATGTCCTAGTTTAATCTGTTGGGAGGATTATTCTCAAGCAAAGTTTCGCTTTGTAAAAAGCGATGAAGTAGCAAAACGATGGGGTTCGCGGAAAGGAAATACAAAAATGACTTATGAAAAACTTAGTAGAGCTATGAG ATACTATTacaaaagcaaaatatttttaccagTGCTTGGTCGAAGATTGGTATATCAATTTGGACCAAATGCAAAAGGTTGGCAAACAGATAATCCGAATTTCCGAAACTGA
- the Alpha-man-iia gene encoding alpha-mannosidase 2, which translates to MTMRIRKAIAILGVGLILACCVMIYLMMDLTLFPPGQDSKLAINDNQWLHFENRLTKLEKDFDKHHKVMSALQEQAAKIKHNFIPVIQPISHSNYFNTTAPHVGKSLMCNFNIQKVPEVDIQMLELYKQLEFDNADGGVWKQGWNIVYDEKQWHPNRKLKVFVVPHSHNDPGWLNTFEKYYIFQTRSILNNMVTKLTEDKRRKFIWAEISFFKLWWDDQSKVIRDEVRRLVHDGQLEIVSGGWVMPDESIAHWIAQLTQLTEGHQWLKYNLDYTPNSGWAIDPFGLSPTMPYLLKNSGLENLLIQRVHYSVKKKLARDKNLEFRWRQLWDNDGSTELFTHVMPFYSYDVPHTCGPDPKICCQFDFYRMQNFGLSCPWKIPPKTITKANIAERATLLLDQYRKKAQLFKTQVVLAPLGDDFRYTHQAEWEAQYDNYQKLFDYMNGNKYLNVQIQFGTLNDYFEAVREKRNLNEFPTLSGDFFTYSDRDDHYWSGYYTSRPFHKRLDRVLLGSLRGSEALAAIAWAKGNDQLVEGSLASRLSKARMWHSLFQHHDGVTGTSRDNVVVDYAQKMIMALNNSAHVLQQSIAHLLKTSQVSSIDMEAVYFSLDETRSHHTSAGEKHVLNLGDDNPSKKIILYNSLPRQRTKVQTLIVSTPFVRVTDRKGQIVKCQISPVWIGSAALSAARYELSFLVTVPGFGITTYIVHALHKASYTKEVYPANITIFNTDINLPSVPGFGHLTILPHMQEFSISQRPELAASFGKSGLLKALRVGNVTFPVHLDFVKYGTRGSGKDKSGAYLFLPDKPEPDPVFMDSRTIVHLVTGPILSRVFIELPHVRHICTLFNSPGSDGLGLYILNEVDITETQNYELAMRFNTDIASGDQFFTDLNGLNMIRRQRFPKLPTQGNYYPMAANAYIEDKRVRLTITTAQPLGVASMASGQLEIMQDRRLLQDDNRGLGQGVMDNLLTNHIFTLILEKKESNCPFSIPSANHPAGLLSLSGHLASEELLHPVIALHPRNSLPFDLHAHFSPLRYDLPVDLNIVSLRVFPIPEGAGKGIGMVLHQSALNICFNNSLLRHFNVSESGEIDLTKFLNDMEDWTISKAPLTFHNVGPSLKSPIINLCPHQILPILFHKTQS; encoded by the exons atgacaatGAGAATCAGAAAGGCCATTGCCATTCTCGGAGTGGGTTTAATCCTTGCTTGTTGTGTGATGATCTATTTAATGATGGATTTGACTCTCTTTCCACCTGGGCAAGATTCTAAGCTTGCAATAAATGAT aaTCAATGGCTCCATTTTGAAAACAGACTCACAAAATTAGAAAAGGATTTTGACAAACATCATAAAGTTATGAGTGCTTTGCAAGAACAAGCGGCAAAAatcaaacataattttataccaGTCATACAACCAATCAGTcattcaaattatttcaatactacagCTCCACATGTAGGAAAAAGCCTcatgtgtaattttaatattcaaaaagttCCAGAAGTTGATATACAAATGTTAGAATTGTATAAACAATTAGAATTTGATAATGCGGATGGTGGAGTCTGGAAACAAGGCTGGAATATTGTATACGATGAAAAACAGTGGCATCctaacagaaaattaaaagtatttgttGTACCTCATTCGCATAATGATCCTGGGTGGTTaaatacttttgaaaaatattatatatttcaaacaagaagcatattgaataatatgGTGACTAAGCTAACTGAAGATAAGAGACGCAAGTTTATTTGGGCggaaatatcattttttaaactctgGTGGGACGACCAGTCCAAAGTAATAAGGGACGAAGTGCGTCGTTTGGTACATGATGGACAATTAGAAATTGTATCGGGAGGATGGGTAATGCCTGATGAATCTATAGCACATTGGATTGCTCAACTCACACAATTAACTGAAGGTCATCAGTGGCTAAAGTATAATCTCGATTATACACCAAATTCGGGATGGGCCATTGACCCTTTTGGTCTTTCTCCCACCATGCCGTATCTCTTAAAGAATTCAGGTTTAGAAAATCTCTTGATACAAAGAGTTCATTACTCGGTCAAGAAGAAATTGGCCAGAGATAAGAATTTAGAATTTCGTTGGAGACAATTATGGGATAATGATGGCTCCACAGAATTATTCACTCACGTTATGCCGTTTTACAGTTATGACGTTCCTCATACATGCGGACCAGATCCGAAAATATGCTGTCAATTTGATTTCTACAGAATGCAGAACTTTGGTCTTAGTTGTCCATGGAAGATCCCTCCAAAGACCATTACTAAAGCAAATATAGCAGAGAGAGCAACACTTTTACTAGATCAATATCGTAAGAAGGCGCAGCTTTTCAAGACTCAAGTGGTTCTTGCACCTTTAGGCGATGATTTTAGATATACACATCAAGCCGAGTGGGAAGCTCAGTatgataattatcaaaaacttTTTGACTACATGAatggaaataaatacttgAATGTCCAAATACAATTTGGAACTTTGAACGATTATTTTGAGGCGGTCAGAGAGAAACGCAATTTGAACGAATTTCCGACTCTATCTGGTGATTTCTTTACATACTCTGACAGAGATGACCATTATTGGAGCGGCTACTATACTTCTAG GCCTTTCCATAAACGATTGGATCGCGTACTGCTGGGTTCTTTGAGAGGATCAGAAGCATTAGCTGCTATAGCTTGGGCCAAAGGTAATGATCAACTAGTAGAAGGAAGTCTTGCATCTCGTTTGAGCAAGGCCAGAATGTGGCATTCTCTGTTTCAACATCATGACGGAGTTACCGGAACTTCTAGAGACAATGTTGTAGTAGATTATGCTCAAAAGATGATAATGGCGTTGAATAACTCGGCTCATGTACTTCAACAATCTATAGCACATTTATTGAAAACTTCACAAGTATCGTCCATAGATATGGAAGCTGTGTACTTTTCATTAGACGAAACTAG GTCGCATCACACAAGTGCAGGTGAGAAGCACGTTCTTAATCTTGGTGACGATAATCCTTCGAAAAAGATTATTCTGTACAATTCTCTTCCAAGACAAAGAACGAAAGTGCAAACTTTGATAGTATCGACACCATTTGTCAGAGTTACAGATCGAAAAGGTCAAATTGTCAAGTGTCAAATATCTCCTGTTTGGATTGGTTCGGCTGCATTGTCTGCAGCTAGATACGAGTTATCGTTTTTAGTTACTGTACCAGGATTTGGTATCACTACATACATAGTTCACGCGCTACACAAAGCATCGTACACGAA ggAAGTGTATCCAGCTAATAtcactatttttaatactgaCATTAATCTTCCATCAGTGCCTGGTTTCGGTCATCTGACAATTTTACCGCATATGCAAGAATTTTCGATCTCTCAACGGCCAGAATTAGCCGCCTCTTTCGGGAAATCTGGTCTGTTGAAAGCTTTGCGAGTCGGTAACGTCACATTTCCTGTGCATTTGGATTTTGTAAAATACGGTACTAGAGGCTCCGGCAAAGACAAAAGCGGTGCTTATTTATTTCTGCCCGACAAGCCGGAACCGGATCCAGTGTTTATGGATAGCAGGACGATCGTTCATTTAGTAACTGGACCAATTTTGTCAAGAGTGTTCATAGAATTACCACATGTGCGACATATTTGTACATTGTTCAATTCTCCTGGTAGTGATGGACTTGGATTATATATACTCAATGAAGTCGATATAACGGAAACGCAAAATTATGAACTTGCAATGCGTTTTAATACGGATATCGCATCCGGCGATCAATTCTTCACGGATTTAAATGGACTTAat atgaTCCGTCGACAAAGATTTCCTAAGCTTCCCACACAAGGCAATTACTATCCAATGGCAGCAAATGCATATATAGAAGATAAAAGGGTTCGATTAACAATCACCACAGCACAGCCATTAGGTGTAGCCTCTATGGCATCTGGTCAACTTGAG aTTATGCAAGATAGAAGATTACTTCAGGACGACAATCGAGGATTAGGACAAGGTGTAATGGACAATCTGTTGACAAATCACATATTCACAttaattctagaaaaaaaggaatcgAATTGTCCCTTCAGTATACCATCAGCGAATCACCCTGCAGGGCTTTTGTCTTTAAGTGGCCATTTAGCTTCGGAAGAGTTACTACATCCAGTTATAGCGTTGCATCCTCGCAATTCTCTGCCGTTCGATCTGCACGCGCATTTCTCACCGCTTCGATACGATCTTCCAGTAGACTTAAACATCGTTAGTCTCCGAGTGTTTCCTATTCCTGAAGGTGCTGGCAAAGGTATTGGTATGGTGTTGCATCAATCAGCCTTAAATATTTGCTTCAATAATTCTCTTCTGCGACACTTCAATGTTTCGGAATCAGGAGAGATTGATTTGACAAAATTCCTCAATGACATGGAAGATTGGACCATAAGTAAAGCGCCCCTTACGTTCCACAATGTTGGACCATCTCTGAAATCGCCCATTATAAATTTGTGTCCACATCAAATATTaccaattttatttcataaaacacAGTCTTAa
- the LOC140665706 gene encoding uncharacterized protein, which yields MEVLLNNKDFNEKERFITNSEVNISEDIPRCNDEEKAYDKKDEENVEGNLQDIACDAVSINNSYVDNEINRNKLEDDKESELRVSDKSCNEDSGNNNTEQLLSKKFLDLIDSDSENETLEKTFSPNNEHLKISKHKKNLKNKNVRRVIDSESEDDTQNKINDFSETVDKTINITTNSYQSLIDSESEEEKEEVQDSVAFENYDISENKSTKKEKSIKKRKGSIRASKDEAMRQIHSETQRLMRETGISLPYHRPKQRTLQEFLNRKKVLPSLPKAPSIAAKLKMSSVIVRQVVAEKEREAELFYKSSDSEEDIQSPISFTATDINLKKSSITCKKMLLIDVENTCIQESQKIDISNQSIHNEEKIIQDIDTSISEKVVSEKDFNKVDYPSTKDQNRESSLLTKNSNNHNDGSNTLSQQIDNEYKQHLQKLGVSRKLFDTCFESEISKDSNEQKTEKIIETIINSLEQEKCVNNEKKSEISMTENHISEISQVYDSEALNINRDKNLSAETIKVSDIPSNISNKEMSKTLQRDNDVTDNIVTSINSDDSIIIQDENVEKKDKYDKTDISSILTNDTLSKTENNSLTEESKDSDSNEFGLPFSKFVDETLIDRKKLLANATVTLKGSPGMIIDLTSNVKSYGKGINTLLDRFFCKHVINPKKQVNDKSQETVMQNIPNDLPIEEVLPYKLPANTDNSELNKPGAKLMRLKEDLKLHMTIKRNKEWKHKEIELREKEEKEKEEWDEEEESDYDSDGQEKVHNLESSDSGESEPEENDVYIKDKKRSKCLFADDEAEVTDNEDSSTDVEETYSKNDIVQAKCNNKRSSNFKCRKEQIDDSASEIETDQNEEEEVNDSASEIETNQKEEVISLDTDIENESDSKDDDNSNVCKNVDVKNKKDKKPKQLIEESQDDLNITNSTYPESDNQLKNISININTCETQYEDNSLINEKSNMPANQQDADVVTRSQINKTPLTKKSMLDFVSPITQLSVLNTPLNSSKKNTIDKKEYLVDAKKSIFMENTQSDESSEYASNVIRNKSISKKKLFDDIKEPIDDEYLMRLCSGKFESTQKTDLDIFSEITNSKSRICPENSNIKQLESLEIEDENSQDVKLILDEDSNNSVKQTKIKQASETASELKLKIVSSDDDDQLDETDTFLKPRKRSVKRLHLSDSEEEESAQSSDEENDDMDKETEEQYVDYDSEENEIVPEKDIKKVAAGFLEEEAELSESDWDSADEDEKDLDKLEYEEADDEHIDEHEMEKQLETIHKTYMRQMLDEDKREVRLLQEILFEDGDLHTNGMGRERKFKWRNIDKLGSTETPQASDENDGWIDVPEDEEETKWSKLRQERDKFLEERMKCSNNEIEDELNSQIFKFGLEALKKIKGDESQELYVSDNKIDSSENIEPIMPRNITDLLNGPNTGKKSQTIYNVIKKRSLLARGEESLAKIASLAKQGDSASHTINARNFVFQYINPNNSSEKDDKTRKEDQDLQTKPRKRKMSNFSSTTKKRRK from the exons ATGgaagttttattaaacaacAAAGATTTCAACGAAAAGGAACGTTTCATCACTAACAGTGAAGTCAATATCTCTGAAGATATTCCAAGATGCAATGACGAAGAAAAAGCATATGATAAGAAAGATGAGGAAAATGTTGAAGGAAACTTACAAGATATTGCTTGCGATGctgtatcaattaataatagttatgTAGATAATGAAATTAACCGTAACAAACTAGAGGATGATAAAGAGAGTGAATTAAGAGTTAGTGATAAGTCCTGCAATGAAGATAGTGGCAATAATAATACTgaacaattattatcaaagaaatttttagatCTTATAGATAGTGATTCTGAAAATGAAACATTGGAAAAAACTTTTAGTCCCAATAatgaacatttaaaaatttcaaaacataAGAAAAATCTTAAGAATAAAAACGTAAGAAGAGTAATAGACAGTGAATCTGAAGATGATACACAGAATAAGATTAATGATTTTTCTGAAACTGttgataaaactataaatattact ACTAATAGCTATCAATCTTTGATAGATTCTGAATctgaagaagagaaagaagaagtaCAAGATTCTGTTGCATTTGAAAACTATGatatatcagaaaataaaagtactaaaaaagaaaagtctattaaaaagagaaag GGCTCTATCAGAGCTTCCAAAGATGAGGCAATGCGTCAAATACATAGTGAAACTCAACGTTTAATGAGAGAAACAGGAATTTCTCTGCCATATCATAGACCAAAACAGCGTACATTACAAGAATTCTTGAATAGAAAGAAAGTATTGCCATCTCTTCCAAAGGCACCTTCAATAgctgcaaaattaaaaatgtcatcTGTAATAGTAAGGCAAG TCGTtgcagagaaagaaagagaagcagaactcttttataaatcttcAGATTCAGAAGAGGATATACAATCACCTATATCTTTTACTGCTACAGacataaatctaaaaaagtcTTCCATTACATGTAAGAAGATGCTATTGATAGATGTcgaaaatacatgtatacaagAGTctcaaaaaattgatataagcAATCAATCTATACATAATGAAGAAAAGATTATACAAGATATTGATACATCTATATCTGAAAAAGTAGTAtctgaaaaagattttaacaaAGTAGATTATCCATCTACAAAAGATCAAAATAGAGAGTCATCTCTCTTAACTAAAAATAGCAATAATCATAATGATGGATCAAATACATTATCACAACAAATAGATAATGAATACAAGCAACACCTTCAAAAACTTGGTGTATCTAGAAAATTGTTTGACACATGTTTTGAAAGTGAAATAAGTAAAGATTCTAATGAACAAAagacagaaaaaataattgaaactattattaattccTTGGAACAGGAAAAATGTGTTAACAATGAGAAGAAGTCAGAAATTAGTATGACAGAAAATCATATATCAGAAATATCACAAGTATATGATTCTGAAGCACTTAAcataaatagagataaaaatttgtctGCAGAAACAATAAAAGTATCAGACATTCCTagtaatataagtaataaggAAATGTCGAAAACTCTTCAAAGGGATAATGATGTTACAGATAATATTGTTACATCTATAAATTCTGatgattctattataatacaagatgaaaatgttgaaaaaaaggaTAAGTACGATAAAACGGACATATCATCTATTTTAACCAATGATACTTTAtcaaaaactgaaaataattctttaacagAAGAAAGTAAAGACTCTGATAGTAATGAATTTGGTTTgccattttcaaaatttgtagATGAGACTTtaattgatagaaaaaaattattagcaaatgcTACAGTTACACTAAAAGGATCTCCAGGAATGATTATTGATTTGACAAGTAATGTGAAATCATATGGAAAAggtataaatactttattggATAGATTTTTCTGTAAACACGTTATTAATCCAAAAAAACAGGTTAATGATAAATCTCAAGAAACTGTGATGCAAAATATTCCAAATGATCTTCCGATTGAGGAAGTACTTCCATATAAATTACCTGCTAATACTGATAATTCTGAATTGAATAAGCCTGGGGCCAAGTTAATGCGtttaaaagaagatttaaAGTTACATATGActataaaacgtaataaagAATGGAAACACAAAGAAATAGAATtacgagaaaaagaagaaaaagaaaaagaagaatggGATGAGGAAGAAGAGAGTGATTATGATTCAGATGGACAGGAAAAAGTTCATAATTTGGAATCGAGTGATAGTGGAGAAAGCGAACCTGAAGAGAATGATGTTTATATTAAGGATAAAAAGAGAAGTAAGTGCTTGTTTGCAGACGACGAAGCTGAAGTTACAGACAATGAAGATTCAAGTACAGATGTGGAGGAGACATATAGCAAAAATGATATAGTTCAAGCAAAATGTAACAACAAACGatcatcaaattttaaatgtagaaaAGAACAAATAGATGATAGTGCTAGTGAAATAGAGACTGATCAGAACGAAGAAGAGGAAGTGAATGATAGTGCAAGCGAGATAGAAACCAATCAGAAAGAAGAAGTGATAAGTTTAGATACAGATATAGAGAATGAATCTGATTCTAAAGATGATGATAACAGTAATGTTTGTAAAAACGTTGAtgtcaagaataaaaaagataaaaaaccgAAGCAATTGATAGAAGAATCTCAAGATGATTTAAACATTACAAATTCGACCTATCCAGAAAGtgataatcaattaaaaaacatctcgataaatataaatacatgtgaAACACAATATGAAGATAATAGTTTGATAAATGAGAAAAGCAATATGCCTGCTAATCAACAAGATGCAGATGTTGTTACTAGAAGTCAAATAAATAAGACACCTCTAACAAAGAAAAGTATGCTCGACTTTGTTTCTCCTATAACACAATTAAGTGTATTAAATACTCCTTTGAATtccagtaaaaaaaatacaatagataAGAAAGAATATCTGGTTGATGCAAAGAAATCcatttttatggaaaatacACAAAGTGACGAGTCTTCTGAATATGCATCTAatgttattagaaataaaagtatttcaaagaaaaaactaTTTGACGATATTAAGGAACCCATTGATGATGAATATCTTATGCGATTGTGTTCAGGTAAATTTGAATCTACGCAAAAAACCGATTTAGATATATTCTCAGAAATAACTAACAGTAAATCACGAATATGTCCAGAAAACTCCAACATTAAACAACTAGAAAGTCTCGAAATTGAAGATGAAAACTCTCAGGATGTAAAACTGATATTAGATGAAGATTCCAATAATTCTGTAAAgcagacaaaaataaaacaagctAGTGAAACGGCTTCGGAATTAAAACTGAAGATTGTTTCTTCAGACGATGATGATCAATTGGATGAAACGGACACGTTTTTGAAACCCAGAAAGCGTTCAGTGAAAAGATTACATTTATCTGATTCGGAGGAGGAAGAAAGTGCTCAATCATCTGACGAAGAGAATGATGATATGGACAAGGAAACAGAAGAACAATATGTAGATTATGATTCAGAGGAGAACGAAATTGTACcggaaaaagatattaaaaaagttgcgGCTGGTTTTTTGGAAGAGGAAGCCGAATTGAGCGAAAGTGACTGGGATTCCGCTGATGAGGATGAAAAGGACTTGGATAAATTAGAATATGAAGAAGCTGATGATGAACATATAGATGAACATGAAATGGAAAAACAATTGGAGACCATTCATAAAACGTATATGAGACAGATGTTAGATGAAGATAAAAGGGAAGTTAGATTACTGCAGGAGATATTATTTGAAGATGGAGATTTGCATACCAATGGAATGGGTCGCGAGCGCAAGTTCAAGTGGAGAAATATAg ATAAATTAGGAAGTACTGAAACGCCACAAGCATCTGATGAGAATGATGGCTGGATAGATGTGCCAGAAGATGAGGAAGAGACTAAGTGGAGTAAACTCAGGCAAGAAAGAGACAAATTTCTTGAAGAAAGAatg aaatgttcaaataatgaaattgaagATGAGTTAAATAgtcagatttttaaatttggacTGGAagcacttaaaaaaattaagggcGACGAATCTCAAGAACTATACGTTTCCGATAACAAAATAGATTCATCTGAAAATATAGAACCAATTATGCCGCGAAATAtaacagatttattaaatGGACCAAATACTGGAAAGAAATCCCAGACGATATat aatgttataaaaaaacgttCACTCTTAGCTCGAGGAGAAGAGTCGTTGGCGAAGATAGCTTCATTGGCAAAGCAAGGTGACTCTGCTTCTCATACAATAAACGcaagaaattttgttttccaGTATATTAATCCAAATAATTCATCTGAAAAGGATGATAAAACTAGAAAAGAAGATCAGGATTTACAAACTAAg cctcgaaagagaaaaatgtcaaatttttcatCGACAACGAAAAAAAgacgaaaataa